One stretch of Chloroflexota bacterium DNA includes these proteins:
- a CDS encoding ABC transporter substrate-binding protein: MPRSMRLNRLLLVLVMVVGLLALAACAQQPTAAPEPTPTPKEEAPAPAPAQPKPEERVSKYNEAPMLKELVEKGELPPVDERLPEEPLVIDVVEEIGQYGGTLRRGFLGPSDHNNYTRVVYDALVRFSPDGTEVIPHIAKGWESNEDFTVWKVFLRKGLKWSDGHPFTADDIMFWYEYILLNKDLTPSVPIWMQNQDGSVAKVEKLDDYTVQWTFKQPNTAFLLELANKDGADKSIHNLAFVPAHYMKQFHPAFVDEAELQAKVEEAGFDTWTELFAVKAMPHLNPERPSTAAWIPDNSSVSDQVFVLKRNPYYFAVDPEGNQLPYIDYVRFTFFADKEALNLAAVAGEIDMQGRHINMSNYPVLVENQEKGGYRVVTWPTFGGSDAVLMFNQTYVAKDPAVGELLRNRDFRIALSYAIDREKIKELAFLGLGEPRQGVPAPNHPYYPGDEWAYKYTEHDPDKANEMLDSIGLTERDEEGFRLLPNGERLDLEISVVPAFANWTDVGQIVVENWADVGIRAHVEIRERALHFQMRNTNDLMIEIWNEDTTGFPFSGQPKMDPRSDPALTFGPLYRKWYQTNGAEGMEPPPEVKKLVEIIDEAKVSGRERQIELAQELFRHWVDNLWEIGTVGLTPMIQGVIVVNQDLHNVPETAGNDWPLRTPGNTRPEQYFFKR, encoded by the coding sequence ATGCCTAGATCCATGCGTCTCAATCGGCTACTGCTCGTCCTCGTCATGGTGGTCGGTTTGTTGGCGCTGGCAGCGTGCGCTCAGCAGCCGACAGCGGCACCCGAGCCAACTCCTACACCCAAAGAGGAGGCTCCGGCCCCCGCTCCGGCCCAGCCGAAGCCGGAGGAGCGTGTCTCCAAGTACAACGAAGCTCCCATGTTGAAGGAGTTGGTCGAGAAGGGTGAGCTGCCCCCTGTGGATGAGCGGCTCCCCGAGGAACCCCTGGTCATCGATGTGGTGGAGGAGATCGGCCAGTACGGCGGCACGCTGCGTCGCGGGTTCCTTGGCCCCTCGGATCACAACAACTACACCCGAGTGGTCTATGACGCCCTGGTCCGCTTCTCGCCCGATGGCACGGAGGTGATCCCTCACATCGCCAAGGGGTGGGAGTCCAACGAAGACTTCACCGTGTGGAAGGTCTTCCTGCGGAAGGGGCTGAAGTGGTCCGATGGCCATCCGTTCACCGCTGACGACATCATGTTCTGGTACGAGTACATCCTCCTGAACAAGGACCTGACCCCGAGCGTCCCGATCTGGATGCAGAACCAGGATGGCTCGGTGGCCAAGGTGGAGAAGCTGGACGACTACACGGTCCAGTGGACCTTCAAGCAGCCGAACACCGCCTTCCTGCTGGAGTTGGCCAACAAGGACGGCGCTGACAAGTCCATCCACAACCTGGCCTTCGTCCCGGCGCACTACATGAAGCAGTTCCATCCGGCCTTCGTGGACGAGGCGGAGCTGCAGGCCAAGGTGGAGGAGGCGGGCTTTGATACATGGACCGAGCTCTTCGCCGTCAAGGCCATGCCGCACCTGAATCCGGAGCGCCCCAGCACCGCTGCGTGGATCCCGGACAACTCCTCCGTCTCCGATCAGGTCTTCGTCCTCAAGCGCAACCCCTACTACTTCGCCGTAGATCCGGAGGGCAACCAGCTGCCGTACATCGATTACGTGCGGTTCACCTTCTTTGCCGACAAGGAAGCCCTGAACCTGGCGGCGGTGGCTGGCGAGATCGATATGCAGGGCCGCCACATCAACATGAGCAACTATCCGGTGCTGGTGGAGAATCAGGAGAAGGGCGGCTATCGGGTGGTCACGTGGCCGACCTTCGGCGGCTCCGACGCCGTGCTGATGTTCAACCAGACCTACGTGGCGAAAGACCCGGCGGTGGGCGAGCTGCTGCGCAATCGGGACTTCCGCATCGCTCTGTCCTACGCCATCGACCGGGAGAAGATCAAGGAGCTGGCTTTCCTGGGTCTGGGTGAGCCGCGTCAGGGTGTGCCGGCGCCCAACCATCCCTACTATCCGGGCGACGAGTGGGCTTACAAGTACACCGAGCATGACCCGGACAAGGCCAACGAGATGCTGGACAGCATCGGCCTGACCGAGCGGGATGAGGAAGGGTTCCGGCTGTTGCCCAACGGCGAGCGGCTGGACCTGGAGATCAGCGTCGTCCCGGCCTTCGCCAACTGGACCGACGTGGGCCAGATCGTGGTGGAGAACTGGGCGGATGTGGGCATCCGGGCCCATGTGGAGATCCGGGAGCGTGCCCTCCACTTCCAGATGCGCAACACCAACGATCTGATGATCGAGATCTGGAACGAGGACACCACCGGCTTCCCCTTCAGCGGGCAGCCGAAGATGGATCCCCGCAGCGACCCGGCTCTGACCTTCGGCCCGCTCTATCGGAAGTGGTACCAGACCAACGGCGCCGAGGGCATGGAGCCGCCGCCCGAGGTCAAGAAGCTGGTCGAGATCATCGACGAGGCCAAGGTCTCCGGGCGTGAGCGGCAGATCGAGCTGGCTCAGGAGCTGTTCCGCCACTGGGTGGACAACCTGTGGGAGATCGGGACCGTCGGTCTGACCCCCATGATCCAGGGTGTGATCGTGGTCAACCAGGATCTCCACAACGTGCCTGAGACGGCTGGGAACGACTGGCCGCTGCGCACGCCGGGTAACACCCGCCCGGAGCAGTACTTCTTCAAGCGATAA
- a CDS encoding ABC transporter permease has product MLQYIVKRLLLLPFLLFIFSVFAFFIIQAPPGDFVTSYVAELAASGSSMDQAQIDALRQMYGLDQPMYVQYLKWIGRILRGDLGVSLDWQRPNLELIKERLLLTVMLGAFTFGFTWALAIPIGILSATRQYSFLDYFFTVFNYIGVATPTFMTALVLMWLAFKYFGISITGLFSPEYVDAPWSWGRVVDLLKHMWLPAVILGMDGTARLARIMRANLLDELNKPYVEMARAKGMPEWKLVLRYPVRLAINPLISTIGWYLPLLFSGSVIVATVLNLPTIGPMLLRSLTNQDMFLAGAIVLIYCLLAIIGTLISDILLAWLDPRIRMEGS; this is encoded by the coding sequence ATGCTCCAATATATCGTCAAGCGTCTGTTGCTTCTGCCGTTCCTTCTGTTCATCTTCTCCGTCTTCGCCTTCTTCATCATCCAGGCGCCGCCCGGTGACTTCGTCACCAGCTACGTCGCCGAGTTGGCGGCCTCAGGGTCGTCCATGGATCAGGCCCAGATCGACGCGCTGCGGCAGATGTACGGCCTGGATCAGCCCATGTACGTGCAGTATCTCAAGTGGATAGGCCGAATCCTGCGAGGGGATTTGGGCGTGTCCCTGGACTGGCAGCGCCCCAACCTGGAGCTGATCAAGGAGCGCTTGCTGTTGACGGTGATGTTGGGGGCCTTCACCTTTGGCTTCACCTGGGCGCTGGCCATCCCGATCGGCATCCTCTCCGCTACCCGTCAGTACTCATTTCTGGATTATTTCTTCACCGTGTTCAACTACATCGGCGTCGCCACCCCCACCTTCATGACCGCCCTGGTGCTGATGTGGCTGGCCTTCAAATACTTCGGCATCAGCATCACCGGCCTGTTCTCGCCGGAGTATGTGGACGCGCCCTGGAGCTGGGGCCGGGTGGTGGATCTGCTCAAGCACATGTGGTTGCCCGCCGTCATCCTGGGCATGGACGGCACGGCCCGGCTGGCTCGTATCATGCGAGCCAACCTGCTGGACGAGCTCAACAAGCCGTATGTGGAGATGGCCCGCGCCAAGGGGATGCCCGAATGGAAGCTGGTGCTGAGATATCCGGTGCGTCTGGCCATCAACCCGTTGATCAGCACCATCGGTTGGTATCTGCCCCTCCTCTTCTCCGGCAGCGTCATCGTGGCGACGGTGCTGAATCTTCCCACCATCGGGCCCATGTTGCTCCGATCTCTGACGAACCAGGACATGTTCCTGGCCGGTGCGATCGTGCTGATCTATTGTCTGTTGGCCATCATCGGCACGCTGATATCGGACATCTTGTTGGCCTGGCTGGATCCTCGTATCCGAATGGAGGGCTCCTGA
- a CDS encoding ABC transporter permease: MADWTEEEDAFYVAPNWKLVWWRFKKHRLALISGVVILLVAIVALVPDFFSTQDPNETSTMESFIPVQHVHFIDEGRIRPFVYGVVGKRNPKTLRMEWHIDETKKIPVRFFAKGYSYKLLGIISTDIHFLGPVSPDEEEKIHLLGTDRLGRDQWSRLMHGTRVSLSIGLVAVFLSIFLGILLGGISGYFGGTVDLIIQRLIEILQSLPPIPIWMALTAALPRDWSVERVYFAITVILSLIGWTTLAREVRGRFLALREEDFVVAAKLSGCGRARIIFRHMLPTFTSHIIAASTLAIPVMIINETFLSFLGLGLRPPAISWGVLLQEAQNLQSIALAPWLLLPGLAVIITVLALNILGDGLRDAADPYSH; the protein is encoded by the coding sequence ATGGCCGACTGGACGGAAGAAGAAGACGCCTTTTATGTGGCCCCGAACTGGAAGCTGGTCTGGTGGCGCTTCAAGAAGCATCGGCTGGCGCTCATCAGCGGCGTGGTCATCCTCCTGGTCGCCATCGTGGCCCTGGTCCCCGATTTCTTCAGCACCCAGGACCCGAACGAGACCAGCACCATGGAATCCTTCATCCCGGTCCAGCATGTCCATTTCATCGACGAGGGCCGCATCCGCCCCTTTGTGTACGGCGTGGTTGGGAAGCGTAACCCGAAGACGCTGCGCATGGAGTGGCATATCGACGAGACCAAGAAGATCCCGGTTCGCTTCTTCGCCAAGGGTTATTCGTACAAGCTGCTCGGGATCATCTCCACGGACATCCACTTCCTGGGGCCGGTCTCCCCGGACGAGGAGGAGAAGATCCACCTGCTGGGGACGGATCGGCTGGGACGGGATCAGTGGTCTCGACTGATGCATGGGACCCGGGTCTCCCTGTCCATCGGGCTGGTGGCCGTCTTCTTGAGCATCTTCCTGGGCATCCTGCTCGGTGGCATCTCCGGCTACTTCGGCGGCACCGTCGATCTGATCATCCAGCGCCTCATCGAGATCCTGCAGTCGCTGCCGCCGATCCCCATCTGGATGGCGTTGACCGCGGCGCTGCCCCGTGACTGGTCGGTGGAGCGGGTGTACTTCGCCATCACCGTGATCCTTTCGCTGATCGGCTGGACCACGCTGGCTCGCGAGGTGCGGGGGCGCTTCCTGGCCCTACGGGAGGAAGATTTCGTGGTCGCCGCCAAGCTCTCCGGCTGCGGGCGGGCCCGGATCATCTTCCGCCACATGTTGCCCACGTTCACCAGCCACATCATCGCCGCCAGCACCCTGGCGATCCCGGTCATGATCATCAACGAGACGTTCCTGAGCTTTCTGGGGCTGGGCCTCCGGCCGCCGGCCATCAGTTGGGGGGTGTTGCTACAGGAGGCGCAGAACCTGCAGTCGATCGCTCTGGCGCCCTGGCTGCTCCTGCCCGGCCTGGCCGTGATCATCACCGTGTTGGCCCTGAACATCCTGGGCGATGGCCTGCGTGATGCAGCCGATCCCTATAGTCACTAG
- a CDS encoding ABC transporter ATP-binding protein, translated as MDTQRTSILSVRNLKTYFFLDEGTVRAVDGVSFDVFPGQVVGIVGESGCGKSVTIKSILRIVERPGRIVGGEIRFRPRANGVVKGENGFIDLARLNPRGPQMRAIRGGEIALIPQEPMAAFSPVHTIGDQIVEAILLHQKMSKQEAWEIAVGRLREVGVPSPEQRMNAYSWELSGGLRQRAMIAMALSCNPRLLIADEPTTAIDVTTQAQVLSLLRSLQEQHNMAIIFITHDLGVIAQITDYVVVMYLGRVMETGPVEGIFYNPQHPYTKALLKSIPSIHSPPRTLLPTIEGSIPPPFSRPPGCPFHPRCSEFMPDVCNRRIPALHPVNEEQSASCFLYHDIAEEE; from the coding sequence ATGGATACCCAAAGGACGTCGATCCTATCCGTACGGAATCTGAAAACTTATTTCTTCCTGGACGAGGGCACGGTCCGGGCGGTGGACGGGGTGAGCTTTGACGTGTTCCCCGGCCAGGTGGTGGGCATCGTGGGCGAGAGCGGCTGCGGGAAAAGCGTGACCATCAAGTCGATCCTGCGCATTGTGGAGAGGCCCGGCCGCATCGTGGGGGGGGAGATCCGCTTCCGCCCCCGGGCGAACGGGGTGGTGAAGGGGGAGAACGGGTTCATCGACCTGGCCCGGCTGAACCCTCGCGGCCCGCAGATGCGCGCCATCCGGGGGGGCGAGATCGCGTTGATCCCACAGGAGCCGATGGCGGCCTTCAGCCCGGTGCACACCATCGGCGATCAGATCGTGGAGGCCATCCTGTTGCATCAGAAGATGAGCAAGCAGGAGGCCTGGGAGATCGCCGTCGGGCGCCTGCGCGAGGTGGGGGTCCCCAGCCCGGAACAGCGGATGAATGCCTATTCGTGGGAGCTGAGCGGTGGGCTGCGCCAGCGGGCCATGATCGCCATGGCGCTGTCTTGCAATCCCAGGCTGCTCATCGCCGATGAGCCCACGACGGCCATCGACGTCACCACCCAGGCCCAGGTCCTGAGCCTGCTCCGCTCGCTGCAGGAGCAGCACAACATGGCCATCATCTTCATCACCCATGACCTGGGGGTCATCGCGCAGATCACGGACTATGTCGTCGTGATGTATCTGGGCCGGGTGATGGAGACCGGACCGGTGGAGGGCATCTTCTATAACCCGCAACATCCGTATACGAAGGCTCTGCTCAAATCGATCCCCTCCATCCACTCGCCGCCCCGGACGCTGCTGCCCACCATCGAGGGGTCTATCCCGCCGCCGTTCAGTCGCCCGCCCGGGTGCCCGTTTCACCCGCGCTGCTCGGAGTTCATGCCGGACGTCTGCAATCGGCGCATCCCGGCCTTGCACCCGGTCAATGAGGAGCAGTCTGCAAGCTGCTTCCTGTACCACGACATAGCTGAGGAAGAGTGA
- a CDS encoding ABC transporter ATP-binding protein, with protein sequence MDTVTRDDQVLLEVKNLKKYFPIRKGFFRRVVGQIRAVDDVSFFIHEGETLGLVGESGCGKTTTARCILRALDPTSGQILFRTQSGRVVDVATLSEDEMRPLRREMQMIFQDPFASLNPRMNLLDIVGEPLLVIEGIKSRKQRAERVAELLRLVGLRPEYMQRFPHAFSGGQRQRIVIARALALNPRLIVADEPVSALDVSVQAQVLNLLLELQQKLHLTYLFVAHDLSVVKHICDRVAVMYVGKIVEMAATEEIFSTPRHPYTAALLSAVPFPDPRIRLRGTVLSGEVPSPANPPSGCYFHPRCSYAMDVCRTEAPVLEEVSPNHFVSCHRARELELVGIGGMEIPGLSEHASGASVHPPSG encoded by the coding sequence ATGGATACCGTGACCCGAGATGATCAGGTGCTGTTGGAAGTCAAGAACCTGAAGAAGTACTTCCCCATTCGGAAGGGATTCTTCAGGAGGGTGGTCGGCCAGATCCGGGCCGTGGATGACGTGAGCTTCTTCATCCACGAGGGTGAGACGCTGGGACTGGTGGGGGAGAGCGGTTGTGGGAAGACCACCACGGCCCGGTGCATCCTGCGTGCTCTGGATCCCACGTCCGGGCAGATCCTGTTCCGCACCCAATCCGGCCGGGTGGTCGATGTGGCCACCCTCTCCGAGGATGAGATGCGCCCTCTGCGCCGTGAGATGCAGATGATCTTCCAGGATCCCTTCGCGTCGCTCAACCCCCGTATGAACCTGCTGGACATCGTGGGCGAGCCGCTGCTGGTGATCGAGGGGATCAAGAGCCGCAAGCAGCGGGCCGAGCGCGTCGCCGAGCTCCTGCGTCTGGTGGGCCTGCGCCCGGAGTACATGCAGCGCTTCCCGCATGCCTTCAGCGGCGGCCAGCGCCAGCGCATCGTCATCGCTCGGGCTCTGGCCCTGAATCCCCGCCTGATCGTGGCCGATGAGCCCGTGTCCGCGTTGGACGTCTCCGTGCAGGCACAGGTATTGAACCTGCTGTTGGAGCTGCAGCAGAAGCTTCATCTCACCTATCTGTTCGTCGCCCATGATCTGAGTGTCGTGAAGCACATTTGCGATCGGGTGGCCGTCATGTACGTCGGAAAGATCGTGGAGATGGCGGCGACCGAGGAGATCTTCAGTACTCCCAGGCACCCGTATACGGCCGCGTTGCTCTCGGCCGTGCCGTTCCCGGACCCGAGGATTCGTCTGCGAGGCACCGTGCTGAGCGGGGAGGTGCCCAGCCCGGCCAACCCGCCGTCGGGATGCTATTTCCACCCGCGCTGCTCCTACGCCATGGATGTCTGCCGGACGGAGGCTCCTGTGCTGGAGGAGGTTTCGCCCAATCACTTCGTCAGCTGCCACCGGGCCCGTGAGCTGGAGCTTGTGGGCATTGGCGGCATGGAGATCCCCGGCCTGTCTGAGCATGCTTCCGGCGCTTCGGTTCATCCACCGTCGGGATGA